In Streptomyces sp. NBC_01707, a genomic segment contains:
- a CDS encoding S8 family serine peptidase, translating into MKFTSKRPAIGTVLGISMLLVAATPSVSLALATPAGSASSARPSSASASTFGSGPAIETASAGAGVHRWIPLITGDRIAVNAKGEIVAARPAKGREDIPIRVETRDGRTYALPDDALGLVRSGRVDRRLFDITTLSTPAYAQRHDLRLIVMYDAARTAARTALRSTAGAKIRRTLPSINADAIAAPANDTAELWSAVTDGAADATKRSVAPGIASVWLDSVVQASLDKSVPQIGGPEAWAAGFDGTGSRIAVLDTGVDTTHPDLAGQVVAEQNFSDSPDAEDRFGHGTHVASITAGTGAKSGGKYKGVAPGARILNGKVLGDSGSGSMSQIIAGMEWAVAEKADVVNLSLGTYDSPEIDPGEEAVNRLSAESGALFVIAAGNNGEQGSGTVGSPGSADAALTVGAVDKQDKLAAFSSTGPRVGDGGIKPDLTAPGVAIGAAAAHDSYLAGVAAPVADGYIALNGTSMATPHVAGAAAILAQQHPDWTGDDIKDALVSSTTPGGYTAFEQGSGRVDLRNAIKQTVVAREASLSFGVAQWPHTDDQPLTKDLTYRNSGDSPVTLKLTVDATGPDGSAAPSGMFTTDDRVTVPAHGEATVKVTADTRLGGDTTGAFTGRITAAGDGQTVGTALAVDRESEMYTVTVKSLDRKGKPAPAWDAQLQGLSGLAKGANTVLNGDTHSVRVPKGRYFLNSMVRVDPEGSYDQGGDWFNQPSLDVAKDTTVTVDARTAKALDITVPDRSAQQVFGFFSAGIELPGGSGTRYGVFTNSLAKYRTGHLGPKAAAGDRLTQQLSATFSSGVNGHDEYHLVYQPTGDRYLTGFTHHAKSREFAKVQAKIGAPAKGKFGFITPATEGGGGLGTVHALPYTGTLHLLSGNNSWALGFVQVDANDSYETSYDAPERTFKPGRSYQDVFNVGVFGPDLPEGAGLLRADEAIDGRLPLFSDGEGNISNNNAPIESARTSLYRNGELVNTSIYPMDVFYIAENERADYRLTVSVKRGTVADVSTSMTASWTFSSEYAPGITKLPTSVVRFTPALSLDNTGKARAKTWVPVTVKGTAAGRNLKSLSVWASYDKGAHWQKLSVCDGRVQVTNPKAGGSVSFKAQAVDKQGNTVDETIVDAYLTK; encoded by the coding sequence GTGAAATTCACGTCCAAGAGACCTGCCATCGGCACGGTCTTGGGAATCAGCATGCTGCTGGTCGCCGCTACCCCGTCGGTGTCCTTGGCACTCGCGACCCCCGCCGGCTCGGCGTCGTCCGCCAGGCCGTCCTCGGCTTCGGCCTCGACCTTCGGGTCGGGCCCCGCGATCGAGACGGCTTCGGCCGGTGCGGGTGTGCACCGGTGGATCCCACTGATCACCGGCGACCGGATCGCGGTGAACGCGAAGGGTGAGATCGTCGCCGCTCGTCCCGCCAAGGGGCGGGAGGACATACCCATCCGGGTGGAGACCCGCGACGGGCGCACCTACGCCCTGCCTGATGACGCCCTGGGCCTGGTCCGGAGCGGCCGGGTGGACCGGCGCCTGTTCGACATCACCACACTGAGCACGCCGGCCTACGCGCAGCGCCATGACCTGCGGCTCATCGTGATGTACGACGCGGCCCGTACGGCGGCCAGGACGGCGCTGCGCTCCACCGCCGGTGCCAAAATCCGGCGCACCCTGCCGAGTATCAACGCCGACGCCATCGCCGCGCCCGCGAACGACACCGCGGAGCTGTGGTCGGCGGTCACCGACGGGGCGGCCGACGCCACGAAGCGCAGCGTCGCTCCGGGTATCGCCTCGGTGTGGCTGGACAGCGTCGTCCAGGCGAGCCTGGACAAGAGTGTTCCCCAGATCGGTGGCCCCGAGGCTTGGGCGGCCGGTTTCGACGGCACCGGTTCGCGCATCGCCGTGCTCGACACAGGCGTCGACACCACCCACCCCGATCTGGCCGGACAGGTCGTCGCCGAGCAGAACTTCTCCGACTCGCCGGACGCCGAGGACCGGTTCGGTCACGGCACGCATGTCGCGTCCATCACGGCCGGCACCGGCGCCAAGTCCGGTGGTAAGTACAAGGGTGTGGCGCCGGGGGCCCGCATCCTCAACGGCAAGGTCCTCGGCGACAGCGGCAGCGGCAGCATGTCCCAGATCATCGCGGGCATGGAGTGGGCCGTCGCCGAGAAGGCGGACGTCGTCAATCTCAGCCTCGGCACCTATGACTCCCCGGAGATCGATCCGGGGGAGGAGGCCGTCAACAGGCTGTCGGCCGAGAGCGGAGCACTCTTCGTCATCGCGGCGGGCAACAACGGCGAGCAGGGATCCGGAACGGTCGGCTCGCCTGGCAGCGCCGACGCCGCCCTCACCGTCGGCGCGGTGGACAAGCAGGACAAGCTGGCCGCGTTCTCCAGCACCGGCCCGCGCGTCGGTGACGGCGGCATCAAGCCGGACCTGACGGCGCCCGGTGTGGCCATCGGGGCCGCGGCCGCGCACGACAGCTACTTGGCCGGTGTCGCCGCCCCTGTCGCGGACGGCTACATCGCCCTCAACGGCACCTCCATGGCCACCCCGCACGTCGCCGGGGCCGCCGCCATCCTGGCCCAGCAGCACCCCGACTGGACCGGCGACGACATCAAGGACGCGCTGGTCTCCTCGACGACGCCCGGCGGGTACACGGCCTTCGAGCAGGGTTCGGGCCGCGTCGACCTGCGGAACGCGATCAAGCAGACCGTCGTCGCCCGCGAGGCGTCGCTCTCGTTCGGTGTCGCGCAGTGGCCGCACACCGACGACCAGCCGCTCACCAAGGACCTCACGTACCGCAACTCGGGCGACTCCCCGGTCACCCTGAAGCTGACCGTGGACGCCACCGGGCCGGACGGAAGCGCCGCGCCCAGTGGGATGTTCACCACGGACGACCGCGTCACCGTCCCGGCGCACGGCGAGGCGACCGTGAAGGTCACCGCCGACACCCGCCTCGGCGGTGACACGACCGGTGCCTTCACAGGACGGATCACGGCCGCCGGCGACGGGCAGACCGTCGGCACTGCGCTGGCCGTGGACCGCGAGTCCGAGATGTACACCGTCACGGTGAAGAGCCTGGACCGCAAGGGCAAGCCCGCGCCCGCCTGGGACGCCCAGCTGCAAGGCCTGTCGGGACTCGCCAAGGGTGCCAACACCGTGCTGAACGGCGACACGCACTCGGTACGTGTCCCCAAGGGCCGGTACTTCCTCAACAGCATGGTCCGGGTCGACCCGGAGGGTTCGTACGACCAGGGCGGTGACTGGTTCAACCAGCCCAGCCTCGACGTCGCCAAGGACACCACGGTGACGGTGGACGCACGCACCGCCAAGGCGCTCGACATCACCGTCCCCGACCGTTCCGCCCAGCAGGTCTTCGGCTTCTTCAGCGCGGGCATCGAGCTGCCCGGCGGATCCGGCACCCGCTACGGGGTCTTCACCAACTCCCTCGCGAAGTACCGCACCGGCCACCTCGGCCCCAAGGCGGCCGCGGGCGACCGGCTGACCCAGCAGCTCTCGGCTACCTTCTCCAGCGGCGTCAACGGGCACGACGAGTACCACCTGGTGTACCAGCCGACCGGTGACAGGTACCTCACCGGCTTCACCCACCACGCCAAGTCCCGGGAGTTCGCCAAGGTCCAGGCGAAGATCGGAGCACCGGCGAAGGGCAAGTTCGGATTCATCACGCCAGCCACCGAGGGCGGGGGCGGCCTCGGCACCGTGCACGCCCTGCCCTACACCGGCACCCTGCACCTGCTCTCGGGGAACAACTCGTGGGCGCTGGGCTTCGTGCAGGTCGACGCGAACGACTCCTACGAGACCAGCTATGACGCACCCGAGAGGACGTTCAAGCCCGGGCGCTCCTACCAGGACGTGTTCAACGTCGGTGTCTTCGGGCCGGATCTCCCGGAGGGCGCCGGCCTGCTCCGGGCCGACGAGGCGATCGACGGGCGGCTTCCGCTCTTCTCGGACGGCGAAGGGAACATCAGCAACAACAACGCACCGATCGAGAGCGCGCGGACGTCCCTCTACCGCAACGGTGAGCTTGTCAACACCAGCATCTACCCGATGGACGTCTTCTACATCGCGGAGAACGAGCGGGCCGACTACCGGCTGACTGTCTCGGTCAAGCGCGGCACGGTCGCCGACGTCTCCACGAGCATGACCGCGAGCTGGACGTTCTCCTCCGAGTACGCCCCCGGGATCACAAAGCTCCCCACCTCCGTCGTGCGATTCACCCCTGCCCTGTCCCTCGACAACACGGGCAAGGCACGGGCGAAGACGTGGGTGCCGGTGACCGTCAAGGGAACCGCCGCGGGCCGCAACCTCAAGTCCCTGAGCGTGTGGGCCTCCTACGACAAGGGAGCCCACTGGCAGAAGCTGAGCGTGTGCGACGGCCGGGTCCAGGTCACCAACCCGAAGGCCGGCGGCAGCGTTTCGTTCAAGGCCCAAGCCGTGGACAAGCAGGGCAACACCGTCGACGAGACCATCGTCGACGCCTACCTGACGAAGTAG
- a CDS encoding SDR family oxidoreductase, which yields MTEVLAGKVAVVTGANSGIGLAAARRFAAEGAHVIITGRRQDALDAAAAEIGHSVTAVRGDIADPADLDRLFAVVAERGLRIDVLFANAGGGEFATLEEVTEQHFDDTFNINVRGTLFTVQKALPLLNDGASVILTGSTAANSGGEAFGVYAASKAAVRSFSRTWANELRGRGIRVNTLVPGPIKTPGITGLSPNEEEAKSLRAFFAQQVPLGRMGEPAEAAAAALFLASDQSSFVTGSELYVDGGLNQV from the coding sequence ATGACGGAAGTACTCGCAGGCAAAGTGGCAGTGGTCACCGGGGCGAACAGCGGCATCGGACTGGCCGCAGCGCGGCGTTTCGCTGCCGAGGGCGCCCACGTGATCATCACCGGTCGGCGTCAGGACGCGCTGGACGCGGCCGCCGCCGAGATCGGCCACAGCGTCACCGCTGTCCGCGGAGACATAGCCGATCCGGCCGACCTCGACCGACTCTTCGCGGTCGTGGCCGAGCGAGGCCTGCGCATTGACGTGCTCTTCGCGAATGCGGGCGGCGGGGAATTCGCGACTCTGGAGGAGGTGACGGAGCAGCACTTCGACGACACGTTCAACATCAACGTCCGGGGGACGCTCTTCACCGTCCAGAAGGCGTTGCCGCTCCTCAATGACGGCGCCTCGGTGATCCTGACCGGTTCCACCGCCGCGAACTCCGGTGGAGAGGCGTTCGGCGTCTATGCCGCGTCGAAGGCCGCCGTCCGCTCCTTCTCGCGTACCTGGGCCAACGAGCTCCGCGGCCGTGGCATCCGTGTCAACACCCTGGTGCCCGGACCGATCAAGACCCCGGGAATCACCGGCCTCTCCCCCAACGAGGAAGAGGCCAAGTCGCTCCGCGCGTTCTTCGCGCAGCAGGTTCCCCTCGGCCGGATGGGCGAGCCCGCCGAGGCGGCTGCGGCAGCGCTCTTCCTCGCGTCCGACCAGAGCAGTTTTGTCACAGGGTCCGAGCTCTACGTCGACGGTGGACTGAATCAGGTCTGA
- a CDS encoding winged helix-turn-helix domain-containing protein, which translates to MVYRIHFTVQDLARTRVSEAPMPLHELELAARSLQSRSRPAHLGAWRHRARAQLSAQARMTLALMPAVGCSPGFLSPTKVGAIEELLEQVRSTPRERVRTDLLEVAHHRPSLPEWSRRLADDASLFTDICTGLSHLHACLLAPHWAQFTEHLAADRTLRLQQLLTGGVEQLLTKANPQWMRWNPPVLEIRMVDGADHDLHLDGEGFLLIPSMFCARAIVTHGRPVSVSYPACADQSLRGHTSLAFMLGHVTSPSVSTLLGRTRTLVLTTIAKHQGCSTKELAARAGIAPASASEHATILREAGLIRSLRQRNSVLHSLTPLGLALLNNPSGSRAPQLDL; encoded by the coding sequence ATGGTCTATCGCATACACTTCACCGTTCAGGATCTTGCCAGGACACGTGTGTCCGAGGCGCCGATGCCACTGCATGAGCTGGAACTTGCAGCGCGATCCCTGCAGAGCCGCAGCCGGCCCGCCCATCTCGGCGCCTGGCGGCACCGCGCTCGCGCACAGCTCTCGGCCCAAGCACGCATGACCCTCGCCCTCATGCCTGCCGTGGGATGTTCGCCAGGCTTCCTCAGCCCTACCAAAGTGGGCGCCATCGAAGAACTTTTGGAACAGGTGCGCAGCACACCTCGCGAACGCGTCAGGACGGATCTGCTCGAAGTAGCGCATCATCGTCCTTCCCTGCCCGAATGGTCCCGCCGCCTAGCAGACGACGCATCCCTGTTTACAGACATCTGCACAGGGCTCAGCCATCTCCACGCATGCCTGCTCGCTCCGCACTGGGCCCAGTTCACGGAACACCTGGCGGCCGACCGAACTCTGCGCCTGCAGCAACTACTCACTGGCGGTGTCGAGCAACTGCTGACCAAGGCCAACCCCCAATGGATGCGCTGGAACCCGCCAGTTCTGGAAATCCGGATGGTGGACGGAGCCGACCATGACCTTCACCTGGACGGGGAAGGCTTCTTGCTCATCCCATCGATGTTCTGTGCGCGCGCCATCGTTACCCACGGCAGGCCCGTTTCCGTGAGTTACCCCGCCTGCGCGGACCAGTCCCTCCGTGGACATACCTCCCTGGCTTTCATGCTTGGCCACGTAACTTCCCCCAGCGTGTCGACGCTTCTGGGCCGCACGCGCACTCTGGTGCTCACCACCATCGCCAAGCACCAAGGTTGTTCCACCAAGGAATTGGCCGCTCGCGCAGGTATCGCACCCGCTAGCGCAAGCGAACACGCAACCATTCTTCGCGAAGCCGGACTTATCCGCTCACTCCGCCAACGAAATTCAGTGCTTCACAGCCTCACCCCCCTCGGCCTGGCCCTCCTCAACAACCCTTCAGGAAGCCGAGCCCCTCAGCTTGACCTTTAA
- a CDS encoding TetR/AcrR family transcriptional regulator has protein sequence MARPRKFDEQQVLDTAREQFWAGGYAATRMEDIAAATGLGKGSLYGAFGGKQDLFHRVFDDYCNAIVDATAQQLRGDDENAYARLSAHIHAVAAATAADTAQRGCLLAKGTAELAEHDKTVAERAHTAVEALRTLLEHDITACQRNGDLDADADPGQLAALVLAVLRGIEALGKAGADEETLTDIARTALAALPRPAN, from the coding sequence ATGGCGCGACCTCGGAAATTCGACGAGCAGCAGGTACTGGACACCGCCCGGGAGCAGTTCTGGGCGGGCGGGTACGCCGCCACTCGCATGGAAGACATCGCCGCGGCCACAGGCCTCGGCAAAGGCAGCCTGTACGGCGCGTTCGGCGGAAAGCAGGACCTCTTCCACCGCGTGTTCGACGACTACTGCAACGCAATCGTCGACGCCACCGCCCAGCAGCTGCGCGGCGACGACGAGAACGCATACGCGCGGCTGTCGGCCCACATCCACGCGGTGGCCGCAGCCACCGCCGCAGACACCGCCCAGCGCGGATGCCTGCTGGCCAAGGGCACCGCCGAGCTGGCCGAACACGACAAGACCGTGGCCGAGCGAGCGCACACGGCCGTCGAAGCACTGCGCACCCTGCTGGAGCACGACATCACTGCCTGCCAGCGCAACGGCGACCTCGACGCGGACGCGGATCCCGGACAGCTGGCCGCGCTGGTCCTGGCCGTACTGCGCGGCATCGAAGCACTGGGCAAGGCCGGAGCCGACGAAGAGACGCTGACCGACATCGCCCGCACCGCCCTCGCCGCACTGCCCCGCCCCGCGAACTGA